A genomic window from Pseudomonadales bacterium includes:
- the tsf gene encoding translation elongation factor Ts gives MAITAALVKELRERTGLGMMDCKRALEDVDGDLELAIEELRKKSALKAAKKAGRTTADGLLGIKVAPDGSKGALVEVNIETDFAAKNEKFIAFVEAVTAAVFAAGSSDVAAVLAAGLEKKRESLVQEIGENISVRRAVCFESADGFITSYLHSDNRKAVLIELDKADEDLGRDIAMHVTAVNPMVVTSAEVPADVLAKEREIYTSQAAESGKPADIVAKMVEGRVRKFLSEVSLVDQPFVKDSSISVGKLLKDRGNGCRRFVRFEVGEGIEVAKVDFAAEVAAQVKGGA, from the coding sequence ATGGCAATCACAGCAGCACTGGTCAAAGAGCTCCGGGAACGTACCGGGCTCGGCATGATGGACTGCAAGCGCGCCCTGGAAGATGTCGATGGCGATCTCGAACTCGCCATCGAGGAACTGCGCAAGAAGAGCGCCCTCAAGGCCGCAAAAAAGGCGGGTCGAACCACGGCAGACGGCCTGCTGGGTATCAAGGTTGCCCCGGATGGCAGCAAGGGTGCGCTGGTAGAAGTCAATATCGAGACCGACTTTGCCGCCAAGAATGAAAAATTCATCGCCTTTGTCGAAGCGGTGACCGCCGCTGTCTTCGCTGCAGGCAGCAGCGATGTCGCTGCGGTACTGGCTGCGGGCCTCGAGAAGAAGCGCGAAAGTCTGGTGCAGGAAATCGGTGAGAACATCAGCGTGCGACGGGCGGTATGTTTCGAATCGGCGGACGGCTTCATCACCAGCTACCTGCACTCGGACAACCGCAAGGCGGTGCTGATCGAACTCGACAAAGCCGATGAAGACCTCGGGCGCGACATCGCCATGCACGTGACCGCGGTCAACCCGATGGTGGTCACCTCAGCGGAAGTTCCGGCCGACGTGCTGGCGAAAGAGCGGGAAATCTATACCTCCCAGGCTGCCGAGAGCGGCAAGCCGGCGGACATCGTGGCGAAGATGGTAGAGGGTCGAGTCCGCAAATTCCTGAGCGAAGTCAGCCTGGTGGACCAGCCCTTTGTGAAAGACAGCAGTATCAGCGTCGGCAAACTGCTCAAGGACCGGGGCAACGGCTGCCGTCGGTTCGTGCGCTTTGAGGTGGGTGAGGGCATCGAAGTGGCGAAAGTCGACTTCGCGGCCGAGGTGGCCGCACAGGTGAAAGGCGGGGCATAG
- the pyrH gene encoding UMP kinase: protein MAVQPGKRPAGSVRRVLLKLSGEALAESGSGIDAQRLSALAAEIRALVDGGGQLAVVLGGGNLLRGAALQTVGMDRVTADHMGMLATIMNGLAFRDLLERSGVAAEVFSALPIAGVVRGFERDRVVEALEGGAVAVLVAGTGNPFFTTDTAACLRAVEIGADAVLKATKVDGVYSADPQIDPSAVRFETLSYDGVLERRLGVMDLTAICLCRDNGMPLVVFDMHTKGALTAILKGDKVGTRIDAGVPGTAA, encoded by the coding sequence TTGGCTGTTCAGCCCGGAAAGCGCCCCGCCGGATCTGTCCGCCGCGTGCTGCTCAAGCTCAGCGGCGAAGCACTTGCCGAGAGCGGCTCGGGCATCGATGCGCAACGTCTCAGCGCTCTGGCAGCGGAAATCCGGGCGCTCGTGGACGGAGGCGGTCAGCTCGCCGTGGTGCTCGGAGGTGGCAATCTGCTCCGGGGTGCCGCGCTGCAGACCGTCGGGATGGACCGGGTCACCGCTGATCATATGGGGATGCTGGCCACGATCATGAACGGCCTGGCTTTCCGTGATCTGCTCGAACGATCCGGGGTGGCGGCGGAGGTGTTTTCCGCGCTGCCCATTGCCGGCGTGGTGCGGGGCTTCGAGCGCGACAGAGTAGTCGAGGCGCTGGAAGGCGGGGCCGTAGCGGTGCTGGTTGCCGGAACGGGTAACCCTTTTTTCACGACGGATACAGCCGCCTGCCTGCGTGCTGTGGAAATTGGCGCAGATGCGGTGCTCAAAGCCACCAAGGTGGATGGCGTGTACAGCGCAGACCCGCAGATCGATCCCTCGGCTGTGCGTTTTGAAACCCTTTCCTACGATGGCGTGCTTGAGCGCAGGCTTGGTGTGATGGACCTCACGGCGATCTGCCTGTGCAGGGACAACGGCATGCCGCTGGTGGTATTCGACATGCATACAAAGGGTGCATTGACCGCAATCCTCAAGGGTGACAAGGTTGGGACCCGCATCGACGCGGGGGTTCCCGGCACTGCAGCATGA
- the frr gene encoding ribosome recycling factor: MIDDIRKDAEGRMRKAVEALEGAFGRIRTGRANPAILDGIQVEYYGNPTPLNQVATISVEDARTLSISPWEKNLVSVIEKAILKSDLGITPSSTSDLVRVPLPALTEENRKELAKQARNEAEQARISVRNIRRDAIADIRELVKEKEVAEDDARRGEEGIQKLTDRYIGEVDKALGEKEADLMEV, encoded by the coding sequence ATGATCGATGACATCCGAAAAGATGCCGAAGGGCGCATGCGCAAAGCGGTGGAAGCCCTTGAAGGTGCCTTCGGCAGGATCCGTACTGGTCGTGCCAATCCCGCGATTCTCGATGGTATCCAGGTTGAATATTACGGCAATCCGACACCCCTGAATCAGGTGGCCACCATATCGGTGGAAGATGCCCGCACTCTGTCGATCTCACCCTGGGAAAAGAATCTGGTCAGTGTCATCGAGAAAGCGATCCTGAAAAGCGATCTGGGGATCACGCCTTCCTCCACCAGCGATCTGGTGCGTGTACCCCTGCCGGCACTTACCGAAGAAAACCGGAAAGAACTTGCCAAGCAGGCCCGCAACGAGGCAGAGCAGGCCAGGATTTCAGTGCGGAACATCCGTCGCGACGCCATTGCCGACATCCGTGAACTGGTCAAAGAGAAAGAGGTGGCCGAGGATGACGCGCGCCGGGGAGAGGAAGGGATCCAGAAGCTCACAGATCGCTACATCGGCGAGGTGGACAAAGCGCTGGGTGAAAAAGAAGCCGACCTGATGGAAGTCTGA
- the uppS gene encoding polyprenyl diphosphate synthase, whose translation MSELRASVPADPAPVTPAAGTADSAATAVGEHPAHPRHVAIIMDGNYRWAKARHLPGAAGHRAGARNVRPVAEACADAGVECLTLFAFSTENWRRPKREVNLLMDLMRSVLENDVQELNERGVQLRIIGDRARFAPDLRARMDDAETLTRDNDRMRLNIAANYGGRWDITQAARSLARAVQEGRLKPEDIDESSFARGLSLGEMPEPDLCIRTGGDHRISNFLLWEFAYTELFFTDAFWPAFGPEQLIESLAWFNDRQRRFGRRS comes from the coding sequence ATGTCTGAATTGAGGGCCAGTGTCCCAGCAGATCCCGCCCCGGTGACCCCGGCGGCAGGGACAGCCGACTCGGCCGCAACCGCGGTCGGAGAACACCCCGCCCACCCCCGCCACGTGGCCATCATCATGGATGGTAATTACCGCTGGGCGAAGGCCCGCCATCTGCCTGGTGCGGCCGGTCATCGCGCCGGTGCCCGCAATGTCCGTCCCGTAGCCGAAGCCTGTGCCGACGCCGGTGTCGAATGCCTCACCCTGTTTGCTTTCAGCACCGAGAACTGGCGCCGACCCAAGCGCGAAGTGAATCTGCTCATGGATCTGATGCGCTCGGTGCTGGAAAACGATGTACAGGAACTCAATGAGCGGGGCGTGCAGCTGAGAATCATCGGTGACCGGGCCCGTTTTGCCCCGGATCTGCGCGCCCGTATGGACGACGCCGAGACGCTGACCCGGGACAATGACCGGATGCGGCTGAACATCGCTGCCAACTATGGCGGGCGCTGGGACATCACCCAGGCCGCCCGGAGTCTGGCGCGCGCGGTTCAGGAAGGCCGGCTGAAGCCCGAAGACATCGACGAGTCCAGCTTCGCCCGGGGCCTGTCCCTGGGAGAGATGCCGGAGCCCGATCTGTGCATCCGTACCGGTGGTGATCACCGCATCAGCAATTTCCTGCTCTGGGAGTTCGCGTACACGGAGCTGTTTTTCACAGACGCCTTCTGGCCTGCCTTCGGCCCCGAGCAGCTCATCGAATCACTCGCTTGGTTCAACGATCGCCAGCGCCGTTTCGGCCGCAGGTCCTGA
- a CDS encoding phosphatidate cytidylyltransferase, giving the protein MLKSRIITGLILAVGLIAVCYLLPLTWYALVFWVIGGLGAYEYSALAGMTRMTNRIAYVGGYSTLVALTWWQTALQLPGLWVGVAVWSLALLAVLTYPGSASVLRRGWVSAGAGLLICWAAWIALVVIRDAPSGSHWILWLMVLVAGADVGAFFAGRAFGHTRLAPEVSPGKTWEGLWGGLAMASLMCGLILLLMGRFNAGWLLIMVLLVVMSVFGDLFESVLKRVRGMKDSGSLLPGHGGVLDRIDSAVAVLPCFALILVLGGLSDMG; this is encoded by the coding sequence ATGCTCAAATCCCGGATCATCACCGGACTGATACTGGCGGTCGGTCTGATTGCCGTCTGTTACCTGTTGCCCCTGACCTGGTATGCGCTGGTGTTCTGGGTCATCGGAGGACTGGGTGCCTATGAGTACTCGGCGCTCGCCGGTATGACCCGGATGACGAACCGGATTGCCTACGTCGGCGGCTACTCGACGCTGGTGGCACTCACCTGGTGGCAGACTGCGCTGCAGTTGCCGGGTCTGTGGGTGGGTGTGGCGGTATGGTCGCTTGCCCTGCTGGCAGTGCTGACCTACCCGGGCAGTGCCTCCGTCCTCCGTCGCGGCTGGGTGAGTGCCGGTGCCGGGCTGCTGATCTGCTGGGCTGCCTGGATTGCCCTGGTCGTGATTCGTGATGCGCCGTCCGGTTCGCACTGGATCCTCTGGCTCATGGTCCTGGTGGCGGGAGCAGATGTCGGCGCCTTCTTTGCAGGTCGCGCTTTCGGCCATACCCGACTTGCGCCGGAGGTGAGTCCCGGCAAGACCTGGGAAGGGCTCTGGGGCGGGCTGGCGATGGCCAGCCTCATGTGCGGCCTGATCCTGTTGCTGATGGGTCGTTTCAACGCCGGCTGGCTCCTGATCATGGTGCTGCTGGTGGTGATGTCGGTGTTCGGCGACCTTTTCGAGAGTGTCCTCAAACGTGTGCGGGGCATGAAGGATTCGGGCAGCCTGCTGCCCGGTCATGGGGGTGTGCTGGATCGTATTGATTCGGCGGTTGCCGTGCTGCCCTGTTTCGCACTGATACTGGTGCTTGGCGGATTGTCAGACATGGGCTGA
- the rseP gene encoding RIP metalloprotease RseP has protein sequence MEILQYPLALILMLGVLVTFHELGHYLVARFSGVRIVRFSVGFGRPLWSRVDRHGTEFVIAMIPLGGYVRMLDEREPGEVIPAVPAGPEDRPYTSLSVWWRMAIAFGGPAANFLLAIFVYWLLFVVGSMSYAPLLGEVAADSPLGRAGVSRNAEILSVDGTPTRDWQQVNIALASRMGDSGVIEFSLRQPGQSAQQVQVPIDRWHSSSKDPDLFGSLGISVAYPALVATVLADSPARRAGFQAWDLIESVDGAPIETWRDWVALIQASPGKHLNVRVKRAGQALDIGVTPETRSDPAGEKFGYLGVGPHYNEVRFGPLDAIPMGIAETWDKTVLTLGVVRKMFTGQVSVQNLNSPIMIAKVAGDSARAGWQIFVGLAALLSISLGVLNLLPIPILDGGHILFCLAEIIRGKPVPERAQIVGTQVGLFLVAGLMMIAIYNDITRLL, from the coding sequence ATGGAAATACTGCAGTACCCGCTGGCGCTGATCCTGATGCTTGGCGTGCTGGTGACCTTCCACGAACTGGGTCACTACCTGGTGGCCCGCTTCTCCGGTGTGCGCATCGTGCGCTTCTCCGTTGGTTTCGGGCGGCCCCTCTGGTCCCGGGTGGACCGGCATGGCACCGAGTTTGTGATCGCCATGATCCCCCTGGGCGGTTACGTGCGCATGCTCGATGAAAGGGAGCCGGGTGAGGTCATACCCGCGGTCCCGGCAGGACCGGAAGACCGACCCTACACGAGCCTCTCCGTGTGGTGGCGCATGGCCATAGCCTTTGGCGGTCCTGCGGCGAACTTCCTGCTGGCCATTTTCGTTTACTGGCTGCTGTTTGTGGTGGGCTCGATGAGCTACGCACCGCTGCTGGGCGAGGTGGCGGCGGATTCTCCACTGGGCAGGGCGGGGGTCAGCAGAAATGCCGAAATTCTGAGTGTCGACGGTACGCCAACGCGGGACTGGCAGCAGGTCAATATCGCCCTGGCCTCGCGTATGGGCGACAGCGGCGTTATCGAATTCAGTCTGCGACAGCCCGGACAGTCCGCTCAGCAGGTGCAGGTACCCATAGATCGCTGGCACAGTTCGAGCAAGGATCCGGATCTGTTCGGCTCCCTCGGAATCTCCGTGGCCTATCCGGCGCTGGTGGCCACCGTGCTGGCTGACAGTCCGGCCCGCAGAGCGGGTTTCCAGGCCTGGGATCTGATCGAATCGGTAGACGGTGCGCCCATCGAGACCTGGCGGGACTGGGTGGCCCTGATCCAGGCCTCCCCGGGGAAACACCTGAATGTCAGAGTAAAGCGCGCCGGCCAGGCCCTCGACATCGGTGTGACACCGGAAACCCGCAGTGATCCGGCCGGTGAAAAATTCGGCTACTTGGGTGTGGGGCCCCACTACAACGAAGTCCGTTTCGGGCCCCTGGATGCGATTCCCATGGGTATCGCGGAGACCTGGGACAAGACAGTGCTGACCCTGGGTGTGGTGCGCAAGATGTTCACCGGTCAGGTGTCTGTGCAGAATCTCAACAGTCCGATCATGATCGCCAAAGTGGCCGGGGATTCGGCGCGGGCCGGCTGGCAGATCTTTGTCGGGCTGGCCGCGCTGCTGTCGATTTCTCTGGGTGTGCTCAATCTGCTGCCGATTCCCATCCTCGATGGCGGGCATATCCTGTTCTGTCTCGCGGAAATCATTCGCGGCAAACCGGTACCTGAGCGGGCCCAGATCGTGGGCACCCAGGTTGGCCTGTTTCTGGTGGCGGGTCTGATGATGATCGCCATATACAACGACATCACCCGACTGCTGTGA
- the bamA gene encoding outer membrane protein assembly factor BamA, with protein MPRFLRCVLVCVLLWLQFTAHAATAPFVVEDIRLQGLQRVSAGTVFNLLPIEVGDTIEQVAIRNLIRLLFASGYFNDIRMARDGGVLVVTLVERPAIESIEIDGNKAIKTEALLEGLAQQGLQEGEIFKQATLERVSLELERQYVAQGRYGAAINTEVEELPRNRVAVKINIVEGKTSGIRHINIVGASVFSEQELLDQLELQHPSLLSFYKNDDKYSREKFSGDLEKLEAYYKDRGYVEFEVLSTQVSVTPKRDQVYITINIDEGEKFTVADVNIIGELNDVKKADLERLLIVSKGQVFSQARVTATEERMTAALGNAGYTFASSNGVPRVRDDGTVDIEFFVDAGKRAYVRRVTFTGHKVTQDEVLRREMRQQEGGWASTAQIELSKVRLERLGYFKGVNVETPEVPGTDDQIDVQFSVEEQPSGSISATLGYAQGQGLILGANYQENNVLGTGNSLNIGVSYSDFQRAVNFSYFNPYYTLDGISRGYNLFLRQLDYDQRNIASFSTDSIGAGVSYGFPLGETQRVNFGAMVEYTSITEGAFPAQEISAYLTENGDTALNYKLNLSWRSSTLNRGVFPTRGQSQSIGGEIAIPGSDLTFYKITYDGQIYFPITQNWTLRLRGELGYGDGYLDTGLVPFYEHYYAGGFGSVRGFKNSTLGPRTTPPTVDSNGNPIPPGFFRPDGDPYGGNVLIEGGAELIFPMPFVEDGRQFRPVIFFDVGNVFQTECFDFSVNCFGVEPGEFRYSVGTGITWLAGLGPMSFSYAWTFNTKDVDREESFQFELGRTF; from the coding sequence ATGCCCAGATTTCTGCGCTGTGTTCTCGTCTGTGTGCTGCTCTGGCTGCAGTTCACCGCCCATGCGGCAACTGCGCCCTTCGTTGTCGAAGACATCCGCCTGCAGGGTCTGCAGCGGGTGTCGGCGGGCACCGTGTTCAACCTGCTGCCCATCGAAGTCGGCGACACCATTGAGCAGGTGGCGATCCGCAATCTCATCCGTCTGCTGTTCGCATCAGGCTATTTCAACGACATCCGCATGGCGCGGGATGGTGGGGTGCTGGTCGTCACCCTGGTGGAGCGGCCGGCCATCGAGAGTATTGAGATCGATGGCAACAAGGCAATCAAAACAGAAGCCCTTCTCGAAGGTCTCGCTCAGCAGGGGCTGCAGGAAGGCGAGATATTCAAGCAGGCGACCCTGGAGCGGGTCAGCCTGGAGCTGGAGCGGCAGTATGTGGCTCAGGGCCGTTACGGCGCAGCCATCAACACCGAGGTAGAGGAGCTGCCCAGAAACCGGGTGGCGGTGAAGATCAATATCGTAGAAGGCAAGACCTCGGGTATCCGCCACATCAACATTGTCGGCGCCAGTGTCTTTTCCGAGCAGGAACTGCTCGATCAGCTCGAGCTGCAGCACCCGAGCCTGCTGTCGTTTTATAAGAACGATGACAAGTATTCCCGGGAGAAATTTTCCGGCGACCTGGAGAAGCTCGAGGCGTATTACAAGGATCGCGGCTACGTGGAGTTCGAAGTGCTCTCCACCCAGGTCAGCGTGACGCCGAAACGGGATCAGGTTTACATCACCATAAATATCGATGAAGGTGAAAAATTCACGGTTGCGGACGTGAACATCATCGGTGAGCTCAATGATGTGAAGAAGGCAGACCTGGAGCGCCTGCTGATCGTGTCGAAAGGTCAGGTGTTTTCCCAGGCAAGGGTGACTGCAACCGAGGAGCGTATGACCGCTGCGCTGGGAAATGCGGGTTATACCTTCGCGTCGTCCAATGGTGTGCCCCGGGTCAGGGACGACGGCACCGTGGACATCGAGTTCTTCGTGGATGCCGGCAAGCGGGCCTACGTGAGACGGGTAACCTTCACCGGGCACAAGGTAACCCAGGATGAGGTGCTCAGACGGGAAATGCGGCAGCAGGAGGGAGGCTGGGCTTCTACCGCACAGATCGAACTGTCGAAGGTGCGGCTCGAGCGTCTCGGCTATTTCAAGGGCGTGAATGTCGAAACCCCGGAGGTGCCGGGTACCGATGATCAGATCGATGTGCAGTTCTCGGTGGAAGAGCAGCCCTCGGGCAGCATTTCCGCCACCCTGGGCTACGCTCAGGGCCAGGGCCTGATTCTCGGGGCCAACTACCAGGAAAACAACGTACTGGGCACAGGCAACAGCCTCAATATCGGTGTGTCCTATTCGGACTTCCAGCGCGCGGTGAACTTCAGCTACTTCAATCCCTACTACACCCTGGATGGCATCAGCCGTGGCTACAATCTGTTTCTCCGCCAGCTCGACTACGATCAGCGCAATATTGCCAGTTTCTCCACGGATTCCATCGGCGCCGGGGTCTCCTATGGTTTCCCGCTCGGAGAAACCCAGCGGGTGAATTTCGGTGCCATGGTCGAATACACGAGTATCACCGAAGGCGCATTTCCAGCTCAGGAGATCTCGGCCTACCTGACAGAAAACGGTGACACGGCACTCAACTATAAACTGAATCTGTCCTGGCGCTCGTCGACCCTCAACCGGGGCGTATTCCCCACCCGGGGACAGTCCCAGTCGATCGGCGGGGAGATAGCCATTCCTGGCAGTGACCTGACTTTCTACAAGATCACCTACGACGGGCAGATTTACTTCCCGATTACCCAGAACTGGACGCTCAGACTGCGAGGTGAACTGGGTTACGGCGACGGCTATCTGGATACCGGCCTCGTACCCTTTTATGAGCACTATTACGCAGGCGGGTTCGGATCGGTCAGAGGGTTCAAGAACAGCACGCTCGGCCCGCGGACCACGCCACCGACAGTCGATTCAAACGGCAATCCGATACCGCCCGGTTTCTTCAGGCCGGATGGTGATCCTTATGGCGGCAACGTGCTGATCGAAGGGGGAGCCGAGCTGATTTTCCCGATGCCTTTCGTCGAAGACGGCCGACAGTTCCGACCGGTGATCTTCTTCGATGTGGGTAACGTCTTCCAGACCGAATGTTTCGACTTCAGTGTGAACTGTTTTGGTGTCGAACCCGGAGAATTCCGTTATTCGGTGGGCACGGGCATCACCTGGCTCGCCGGCCTGGGCCCGATGTCGTTCAGCTACGCCTGGACCTTCAATACCAAGGACGTCGACCGGGAAGAATCTTTTCAGTTTGAACTGGGACGGACATTCTGA
- a CDS encoding OmpH family outer membrane protein: protein MIKKLTGMARYAAVTTLLTLIAGSALAEIKIAVLDTQRALLESEEAQALLKQAQSELQAEEQQVRTLGDEIVAAQEKLQKDGEVMSPAEQRKISKDIEDKQIDYQFRVNKLQKEVNDRRQELLQQMVPKIDAVLKDLIEVEQYDMIMERGSLRYVNSRHDITRKVTEKLNEKR, encoded by the coding sequence GTGATTAAGAAGTTAACCGGAATGGCCCGTTATGCGGCAGTGACCACCCTGCTGACGCTGATTGCCGGCAGTGCACTGGCGGAGATCAAGATTGCGGTACTGGATACCCAGCGCGCACTGCTGGAAAGCGAAGAAGCCCAGGCGCTGCTGAAACAGGCCCAGTCAGAGCTGCAGGCCGAAGAGCAGCAGGTGCGAACACTGGGTGATGAGATCGTCGCCGCCCAGGAGAAGCTGCAGAAGGATGGCGAGGTCATGAGCCCGGCCGAGCAGCGCAAGATTTCGAAGGACATCGAAGACAAGCAGATCGATTATCAGTTCCGGGTCAACAAGCTGCAGAAAGAGGTGAACGATCGCCGCCAGGAGCTGTTGCAGCAGATGGTGCCGAAGATCGATGCGGTGCTGAAAGATCTGATCGAAGTCGAACAGTACGACATGATCATGGAGCGGGGCAGCCTGCGTTATGTGAACTCCCGGCATGACATCACCCGCAAGGTCACCGAGAAGCTCAACGAGAAGCGCTGA
- the lpxD gene encoding UDP-3-O-(3-hydroxymyristoyl)glucosamine N-acyltransferase encodes MDKPAFTLAELGRRLGAEVRGNGARQITGLGSLESAGPHEISHLSSSSYRRLLAATSAGAVILRPDDAGGWAGDALICGNPYLAFARVSQLFAQTPELNSAVHASAVLAADASVDPTASVGPGVVIGARTRIGAGARIHANTVIGSDCEVADNVVLMPGVVLYSRVRIGTGSIVHSAAVLGADGFGFTPDERGRLETIAQLGGLRIGSDVSIGAGTTIDRGTLDDTVIGDGVKIDNQVQIGHNVQVGEHSVICGCVGIVGSARIGRHVVLAGGVGVGGDGPIEICDSVVVSGMTHVSSSITKPGIYSGGVLHSPTRAWKRSALRFLRLDELFKRVAALERGRSED; translated from the coding sequence TTGGACAAGCCTGCCTTCACTCTTGCCGAACTCGGGCGCAGGCTGGGGGCGGAAGTCCGTGGCAACGGTGCGCGGCAGATCACCGGTCTCGGCAGCCTGGAGTCTGCGGGACCGCATGAGATTTCCCATCTCTCCAGCAGCAGCTATCGGCGCCTGTTAGCGGCAACGTCAGCAGGCGCGGTGATCCTGCGCCCGGATGATGCCGGCGGCTGGGCAGGAGATGCGCTGATTTGCGGAAATCCTTATCTGGCTTTTGCCAGGGTCTCACAGCTGTTTGCCCAGACCCCGGAACTGAATTCCGCGGTCCATGCCAGCGCGGTGCTTGCCGCCGATGCCAGTGTGGATCCCACCGCCTCGGTGGGTCCCGGTGTGGTCATCGGTGCCCGCACCCGGATCGGTGCGGGCGCGCGCATCCATGCGAATACCGTGATCGGATCTGACTGCGAGGTCGCCGACAACGTGGTGCTGATGCCGGGCGTTGTCCTCTACAGCAGGGTCAGGATCGGCACCGGCAGTATCGTGCACAGTGCAGCAGTGCTTGGTGCGGATGGATTCGGTTTCACACCGGATGAGCGCGGCCGGCTCGAGACGATCGCCCAGCTCGGTGGCCTGCGGATCGGTTCGGATGTGAGCATTGGTGCAGGCACCACCATAGACCGCGGTACGCTGGATGACACTGTGATTGGTGACGGTGTGAAAATAGACAATCAGGTGCAGATCGGTCACAACGTGCAGGTCGGGGAACACAGTGTCATCTGCGGTTGTGTAGGCATTGTGGGGAGTGCCCGGATCGGGCGGCACGTGGTGCTCGCCGGTGGCGTCGGAGTCGGCGGTGATGGACCCATCGAGATCTGCGATTCCGTTGTCGTCAGCGGCATGACCCATGTGTCCTCGTCCATCACGAAGCCTGGTATTTACTCAGGCGGGGTGTTACATAGTCCGACACGCGCCTGGAAACGCAGCGCGTTGCGTTTCCTCCGCCTCGATGAACTGTTCAAGCGGGTGGCAGCACTCGAAAGGGGCCGATCGGAAGACTGA
- the fabZ gene encoding 3-hydroxyacyl-ACP dehydratase FabZ, protein MKDINELFEYLPHRYPFLLVDRVLELDPGNFIRGFKNVTINEEFFSGHFPGHPLMPGVLIVEAMAQLSGVLAFETKNRRPAQGYTYYLAGTDKTRFKKPVLPGDRLMMESRILADKRGVMKFDCQAFVDDELACESIIICMERKL, encoded by the coding sequence ATGAAAGACATCAACGAACTGTTTGAGTACCTCCCGCACCGCTACCCGTTTCTGCTGGTAGACCGGGTGCTCGAACTCGACCCGGGTAACTTTATCCGCGGGTTCAAGAATGTGACCATCAACGAGGAGTTTTTCTCCGGGCACTTTCCCGGACATCCGCTCATGCCCGGCGTGCTGATTGTCGAGGCCATGGCGCAGCTTTCCGGGGTGCTCGCCTTTGAAACCAAGAATCGGCGTCCTGCCCAGGGTTATACCTATTACCTGGCGGGGACGGATAAAACCCGTTTCAAGAAGCCCGTACTGCCGGGAGATCGGCTGATGATGGAAAGCCGGATTCTGGCGGATAAGCGTGGTGTGATGAAGTTCGATTGCCAGGCCTTCGTGGATGATGAACTTGCCTGCGAGTCCATCATCATCTGCATGGAACGCAAGCTATAG
- the lpxA gene encoding acyl-ACP--UDP-N-acetylglucosamine O-acyltransferase, with translation MIDPRAIIDPSAKLGSNVHVGPWSWIGPGVEIGDDCHIASHVVLKGPTRMGRGNRIFQFSSIGEDTPALAYGGEQTLLRIGDNNTFREGVTVHRGMVQGAGETVIGSNCLFMAYVHIGHDCVLGDHVIMANNAAVSGHCRVGDYANFGGYAGVPQFRNVGAHTHIAGMSLVLKDVPAYMTVMGNPASAIGLNIEGMKRRGYAKEVVAELKRAHRVVYRQARTVKEAIAELEPVAARVPEVELFLASIRDSRWGIVRPRRSEGPQGDPQDSEE, from the coding sequence ATGATCGATCCCCGTGCCATCATCGACCCCTCTGCAAAGCTGGGTAGCAACGTGCACGTCGGTCCCTGGAGCTGGATCGGGCCTGGTGTCGAGATCGGTGATGACTGCCACATCGCTTCCCATGTGGTGTTGAAAGGACCGACCCGGATGGGGCGGGGCAATCGGATCTTCCAGTTTTCGAGTATTGGCGAAGACACGCCCGCTCTGGCTTACGGTGGCGAACAAACGCTGTTGCGGATCGGTGATAACAACACTTTCCGGGAAGGCGTCACCGTGCATCGCGGCATGGTGCAGGGCGCCGGCGAAACCGTTATCGGCAGTAACTGCCTGTTCATGGCCTATGTACATATCGGTCACGACTGCGTGCTCGGCGATCATGTGATCATGGCCAATAACGCGGCAGTCTCCGGTCACTGCCGGGTCGGCGATTACGCCAACTTCGGCGGTTATGCCGGTGTACCCCAGTTCAGGAATGTCGGCGCACACACCCACATTGCGGGCATGAGCCTGGTGCTCAAAGACGTGCCCGCCTATATGACCGTGATGGGAAATCCGGCATCGGCGATCGGGCTGAACATCGAAGGCATGAAGCGACGCGGCTATGCGAAAGAGGTGGTCGCTGAACTGAAGCGGGCACACCGGGTAGTCTACCGCCAGGCCCGTACGGTAAAAGAGGCGATAGCAGAACTCGAGCCGGTGGCAGCCCGGGTGCCCGAGGTTGAGCTGTTTCTGGCATCCATCCGGGATTCCCGCTGGGGCATTGTGCGCCCACGGCGGTCCGAGGGTCCGCAGGGCGACCCCCAAGACAGCGAGGAATGA